One segment of Trichlorobacter ammonificans DNA contains the following:
- a CDS encoding hybrid sensor histidine kinase/response regulator: protein MLRCSPACLKALLSGLTLCLVLGTSGFVVWQSIREHDLALEAANRQLLGNARALAEHAGQSLAVAERTLSEIHAAIEQQGGRKQAEEHLLHELMQRKVAGMRQVGSALLVDAAGQGIANSHEYPLKPMQVVDREYYRHHRDNPTSALFLGRPVKSRVLGAWVFTISRRLDTPDGSFDGLAAVSFRVAYFDQFYQSVSMHQDIQTLLLRTDGWPLAVTPANEQAFQVNIRGKLLLSKLVQETPYGVFRNQKALLDNADRQIAFARLEAPFENLVAVVSLPREVILADWQRQVAVNVGGALVLMSFSVGLAVLLLQRLRDLEQKETEVGTLNERLTLATEAGGVGVWDWDLPHNRLYWDRQMYHLYGLTEHCEEECYHLFQQAVHPEDLERAEEAMHEALYGEAPLDVEFRVVRCDTGELRHLRCIARVYRNPAGEAVRVVGINLDVTERRRAELYLNLAKDEAEQANRLKSSFIASVSHELRTPLNAIVGMSHLLTRSELTARQREQLETIDSAGRTLLAIINDLLDISRIEAGRFDLELIPFSLSRLLAEQTGLVKGRAEEKGVRLSSHSAADIPDRLEGDPLRLGQILMNLLSNAVKFTDQGQISVGVTLAGRQDEKLLLCFQVKDSGIGIPRDRLREIFSPFTQSDNSIARRYGGTGLGLAISSQLVKLMGGEIGVESEEGAGSLFFFTVPLRPSDAAAAVDNSRYAAPPPTLVDLSPPVAPASLDRDRLQPLLKKLEQQLKGQNMGAVGTFHQFREQLGGRFSGELVEMEELLERLEFSKAASILHRLAEKLGIP from the coding sequence ATGCTCAGATGCAGCCCGGCATGCCTGAAAGCACTTCTGAGCGGCCTTACGCTGTGTCTGGTGCTGGGGACGTCCGGGTTTGTGGTCTGGCAGAGCATCCGCGAGCATGATCTGGCCCTTGAGGCCGCCAATCGCCAGTTGTTGGGCAACGCCCGCGCCCTGGCGGAGCATGCCGGCCAGAGCTTGGCGGTTGCCGAGCGCACCCTGTCGGAAATCCATGCCGCAATCGAGCAGCAGGGCGGCAGGAAGCAGGCAGAGGAACACCTGCTTCATGAACTGATGCAACGCAAGGTTGCCGGCATGCGTCAGGTGGGCAGCGCCCTGCTGGTGGATGCCGCGGGTCAGGGGATTGCCAACTCCCACGAGTACCCGCTGAAACCGATGCAGGTTGTTGACCGGGAGTACTATCGCCACCACCGCGACAACCCGACGTCGGCGCTCTTTCTGGGGCGTCCGGTCAAAAGTCGGGTGCTGGGGGCTTGGGTTTTTACCATCAGCCGCCGCCTTGATACCCCTGACGGCAGCTTTGACGGTCTGGCGGCGGTTTCCTTCCGGGTGGCCTACTTCGATCAATTCTATCAGTCGGTGTCGATGCATCAGGATATTCAGACCTTGCTCCTGCGCACCGACGGCTGGCCCCTGGCCGTCACGCCGGCCAACGAGCAGGCGTTCCAGGTCAACATCAGGGGCAAGCTGCTGCTGAGCAAGCTTGTCCAGGAGACTCCCTACGGGGTTTTCCGTAATCAGAAGGCGCTGCTGGATAATGCTGACCGCCAGATCGCCTTTGCCCGCCTCGAAGCGCCGTTCGAAAACCTGGTGGCGGTGGTCTCGCTGCCCCGCGAGGTAATCCTGGCCGACTGGCAGCGGCAGGTGGCCGTGAATGTCGGTGGAGCCCTGGTGCTGATGTCCTTCTCGGTGGGGCTGGCCGTGTTGCTGCTGCAGCGCTTGAGGGACCTGGAGCAGAAGGAGACGGAAGTCGGCACGCTGAACGAACGTCTGACCCTGGCCACGGAAGCGGGCGGCGTGGGGGTCTGGGACTGGGATCTGCCGCACAACCGGCTCTACTGGGATCGCCAGATGTACCACCTGTACGGCCTCACGGAGCACTGTGAGGAGGAGTGCTATCACCTGTTCCAGCAGGCGGTGCATCCAGAGGACCTGGAGCGGGCCGAGGAGGCGATGCATGAGGCGCTTTACGGTGAGGCGCCCCTTGATGTCGAGTTCAGGGTAGTACGCTGCGATACGGGGGAACTCCGCCATCTGCGCTGTATTGCCCGGGTCTACCGTAACCCGGCGGGCGAGGCTGTCCGGGTTGTCGGCATCAATCTTGACGTCACGGAACGCAGGCGGGCGGAGCTCTATCTGAACCTGGCCAAGGACGAGGCGGAACAGGCCAACAGGCTGAAGAGCAGCTTCATCGCCTCCGTCAGCCATGAATTGCGTACTCCCCTGAACGCCATCGTGGGGATGAGCCACCTGCTCACCCGCAGCGAGTTGACGGCACGTCAGCGCGAACAACTGGAAACCATCGACTCCGCCGGCCGTACCCTGCTGGCGATCATCAACGACCTGCTGGATATTTCCCGTATCGAAGCGGGCCGTTTTGATCTGGAGCTGATTCCGTTCAGTCTTTCCCGGCTGCTTGCCGAACAGACCGGGCTGGTGAAAGGCAGGGCCGAGGAAAAGGGGGTGCGGCTCAGCAGCCATAGTGCCGCGGATATCCCGGACCGGCTGGAGGGGGACCCGTTACGGCTGGGGCAGATTCTGATGAACCTGCTCTCCAATGCCGTCAAGTTCACGGATCAAGGGCAGATCAGTGTCGGGGTGACCCTGGCGGGCAGGCAGGACGAGAAGCTCCTGCTCTGCTTTCAGGTGAAGGACAGCGGTATCGGCATACCACGGGACCGGCTGCGGGAAATTTTTTCTCCCTTCACCCAGTCGGACAACAGTATTGCCCGGCGGTACGGCGGCACCGGCCTGGGGCTGGCCATCTCCAGCCAACTGGTCAAGCTCATGGGGGGAGAGATCGGTGTCGAGAGCGAGGAAGGGGCGGGGAGTCTCTTCTTCTTTACCGTGCCCCTGCGTCCGTCAGACGCTGCGGCGGCGGTGGATAACAGCAGGTATGCCGCGCCGCCGCCAACGCTCGTGGATCTGTCGCCACCCGTGGCTCCTGCTTCCCTTGATCGCGACCGTTTGCAGCCGTTGCTGAAAAAACTGGAGCAGCAGCTGAAAGGGCAGAATATGGGGGCCGTGGGCACCTTTCATCAGTTTCGGGAACAGCTGGGCGGCCGTTTTTCCGGCGAGCTGGTGGAGATGGAGGAGCTGCTGGAGCGGCTCGAATTTTCGAAGGCGGCCTCAATCCTGCACAGACTTGCAGAAAAGCTTGGGATACCGTAA
- the hemA gene encoding glutamyl-tRNA reductase — protein sequence MNIIVVGLSHKTASVDIREKVAFSPNSIEEPLRALCRLEGIVEGIIVSTCNRVEIYATTRDIAGGLARLRRFLADYHRIPYDTLEPHLYSYHGEDAIRHVFRVASSLDSMVVGEPQILGQIKTSYGYAAEYKTSGVILNRFLHKAFSVAKRVRTETRIASSAVSVSFAAVELAKKIFGSLAGKTVLLIGAGEMCELAARHFLTNGAKGVLVTNRTFERAQRLAEEFEGEAIPFEELFSHLHRADIVLTSTGATHFIITPTDLEAVIRRRRMQPMFMIDIAVPRDIDPAVNDLDAIYLYDMDDLQQVVAANLEGRRQEADKAEAIIAEEIAQFYKWVATLEVTPTIVALRNRFDELRRTEVERTLLAWKDAPPEAARRLDALTAALINKILHHPTSLLKRSGQGNRTDLYLDALQALFDLERPSNDTPELELEE from the coding sequence ATGAATATCATTGTTGTCGGTCTGTCCCACAAGACAGCTTCCGTTGATATCCGGGAAAAGGTCGCCTTTTCCCCCAACAGTATCGAAGAACCGCTGAGAGCACTCTGCCGTCTGGAAGGGATCGTGGAAGGGATCATCGTCTCCACCTGCAACCGGGTGGAGATCTACGCCACCACCCGCGATATCGCCGGCGGACTGGCCCGCCTTCGCCGCTTTCTGGCCGACTATCACCGCATCCCCTACGACACTCTGGAGCCCCATCTGTACAGCTACCATGGCGAGGACGCCATCCGGCACGTCTTTCGGGTCGCCTCCAGCCTCGACTCCATGGTGGTGGGGGAGCCCCAGATCCTGGGACAGATCAAGACCTCCTACGGCTACGCCGCCGAGTACAAAACCTCCGGCGTCATCCTGAACCGTTTCCTGCACAAGGCCTTTTCCGTGGCCAAGCGGGTCCGCACTGAAACCCGCATCGCCTCCTCGGCCGTATCGGTCTCCTTTGCGGCGGTGGAGCTGGCCAAGAAGATCTTCGGCAGCCTTGCCGGCAAGACCGTGCTGCTGATCGGCGCCGGCGAGATGTGCGAACTGGCGGCCCGCCATTTTCTGACCAACGGCGCCAAAGGGGTGCTGGTTACCAACCGGACCTTTGAGCGGGCCCAGCGCCTAGCCGAGGAGTTCGAAGGGGAGGCAATTCCCTTCGAAGAGCTGTTCAGTCATCTGCACCGTGCCGATATCGTGTTGACCTCCACCGGCGCCACCCATTTCATCATCACGCCTACCGATCTCGAAGCGGTGATCCGACGGCGGCGGATGCAGCCGATGTTCATGATCGACATCGCCGTGCCCCGGGATATCGATCCGGCGGTGAACGACCTGGATGCCATCTACCTCTACGACATGGACGACCTGCAGCAGGTGGTGGCGGCCAACCTGGAAGGACGCCGTCAGGAGGCGGACAAGGCCGAAGCGATCATTGCCGAGGAAATCGCCCAGTTCTACAAATGGGTGGCCACTCTTGAGGTCACGCCCACCATCGTGGCGTTGCGCAACCGGTTCGACGAACTGCGCCGGACCGAGGTGGAGCGGACCCTGCTGGCCTGGAAGGACGCGCCGCCCGAGGCGGCACGGCGGCTTGACGCCCTGACCGCCGCCCTGATCAACAAGATTCTGCATCACCCCACCTCGCTGCTGAAGCGGAGCGGCCAGGGGAACCGTACCGACCTCTACCTGGACGCCCTGCAGGCCCTGTTCGATCTTGAGCGTCCGTCGAACGACACCCCCGAACTGGAGCTTGAGGAATAG
- the ccsB gene encoding c-type cytochrome biogenesis protein CcsB, with translation MMTQIAFALTLTLYAGATLLYLTRLLRTDFPLSSLAGKLLFAGFCTHCLAVIHRFIAVGYLPITNMHEALSFFGLSIVGVYLVFEYRFKIATLGSFVVPLALLATIAAGMLPSELRPLNPALQSAWIYSHTLLAFTSYAFFTVSGCVAAVYLIQSHFLKKKHLGSLFQKLPSLDMLDEIGYRCLAFGFPLLTVAIITGAIWASQAWGSYWSWDPKETWSLITWFVYAALLHGRLTTGWRGRRAAWLTIVGFLIMLFTFIGVNLWLPGLHSYT, from the coding sequence ATGATGACCCAGATTGCTTTTGCCCTGACCCTGACCCTGTACGCCGGTGCCACGCTGCTCTACCTGACGCGGCTGCTGCGTACCGACTTCCCTTTGTCCAGCCTGGCCGGCAAGCTGTTGTTTGCCGGCTTCTGTACCCACTGCCTGGCGGTGATTCACCGCTTTATCGCCGTCGGCTACCTGCCGATTACCAACATGCACGAGGCCCTTTCCTTTTTCGGGCTTTCCATCGTCGGCGTCTATCTGGTATTCGAATATCGCTTCAAGATCGCCACCCTGGGGTCCTTCGTGGTTCCCCTGGCCCTGCTGGCCACCATTGCCGCCGGCATGCTGCCGTCGGAACTGCGTCCCCTCAACCCGGCCCTGCAGTCTGCCTGGATCTACTCCCATACCCTGCTGGCCTTCACCTCCTATGCCTTTTTCACCGTGTCCGGCTGTGTTGCCGCGGTTTATCTGATCCAGTCGCACTTCCTGAAAAAGAAGCACCTGGGATCACTCTTCCAGAAGCTTCCCTCCCTGGATATGCTTGACGAGATCGGCTACCGGTGTCTGGCCTTCGGGTTTCCGCTCCTGACCGTGGCGATCATCACCGGCGCCATCTGGGCCTCCCAGGCCTGGGGCAGCTACTGGAGCTGGGATCCCAAGGAAACCTGGTCGCTGATCACCTGGTTCGTCTACGCGGCACTTCTGCACGGCCGGCTCACCACCGGCTGGCGGGGACGCCGTGCCGCGTGGCTCACCATCGTCGGTTTTCTGATCATGCTTTTTACGTTCATCGGGGTAAACCTCTGGCTCCCCGGTCTGCATAGTTACACCTGA
- a CDS encoding precorrin-2 dehydrogenase/sirohydrochlorin ferrochelatase family protein: MQVRNQPFHHLTISLDLAGRRAVLVGGGAVAARKAGVLREAGMELVVVAPELTPRLAELAAAGELSWRQRPWAPGDLAGAALVVAATSDREVNRQVADEARLLGIAVNVADRPEEGTCRFPALLRRGRLEIAVGTEGSAPAVAAAVRDHVAEAIGEEYGELLELLAELREKLLTLGMAKAYNTDFVKNLMAQGLMEMLRGGERAEAERMIEAALSSAVDSHASRSGS; encoded by the coding sequence ATGCAAGTGCGAAATCAACCATTCCACCATCTGACCATCTCCCTCGATCTTGCCGGCCGGCGCGCCGTTCTGGTTGGTGGCGGGGCGGTCGCGGCCCGTAAGGCCGGGGTGCTGCGGGAGGCCGGCATGGAGCTGGTGGTGGTGGCCCCTGAGCTGACTCCGCGCCTTGCCGAGCTGGCTGCGGCGGGGGAGCTGTCCTGGCGGCAGCGCCCCTGGGCGCCCGGTGACCTGGCCGGCGCGGCACTGGTGGTGGCCGCCACCAGCGATCGGGAGGTCAATCGTCAGGTGGCCGATGAAGCCAGGTTGCTCGGTATTGCGGTGAACGTGGCTGACCGGCCGGAGGAGGGGACCTGCCGGTTTCCGGCCCTGTTGCGGCGCGGGCGGCTTGAGATCGCGGTGGGAACGGAGGGAAGCGCCCCTGCCGTTGCCGCTGCCGTCAGGGATCACGTGGCTGAGGCCATCGGTGAGGAGTACGGGGAGCTGCTGGAGCTGCTGGCCGAGCTGCGTGAAAAGCTGTTGACGCTGGGAATGGCAAAGGCATACAATACCGACTTTGTAAAAAACCTGATGGCGCAAGGGCTTATGGAGATGCTGCGGGGGGGAGAGCGCGCTGAGGCCGAACGGATGATCGAGGCGGCCCTCTCCTCTGCGGTCGACAGCCACGCTTCGCGCTCCGGATCCTGA
- the trxA gene encoding thioredoxin, producing the protein MASDAVHTFTDANFDREVLQSDVPVLVDFWATWCAPCKAIAPLIDTIAGEYAGKLKVGKVNVDDNQTTPGKYSVRGIPTLILFKGGKVVDQVVGAVPKSQLDALIAKAL; encoded by the coding sequence ATGGCAAGCGATGCCGTTCACACCTTTACCGATGCCAATTTCGACCGTGAAGTACTGCAGTCCGACGTGCCGGTGCTGGTCGACTTCTGGGCCACCTGGTGCGCCCCATGCAAGGCCATTGCCCCGCTGATCGACACCATCGCCGGTGAGTACGCCGGCAAACTGAAAGTGGGCAAGGTCAATGTGGATGACAACCAGACAACTCCCGGCAAGTACAGCGTCCGCGGCATCCCCACCCTGATCCTGTTCAAAGGGGGCAAGGTGGTGGATCAGGTGGTCGGCGCAGTACCCAAGTCCCAACTGGATGCCCTGATCGCCAAAGCGCTCTGA
- the galU gene encoding UTP--glucose-1-phosphate uridylyltransferase GalU, translated as MKVRKAIFPVAGLGTRFLPATKSSPKEMLPLIDKPLVQYVVEEAVAAGITQIIFVTGRTKRTIEDHFDLSPELENHLEEKGKDETLQEVREIADLVDIYYVRQKKALGLGHAILCARDFIGNEPFAVLLGDDIIDSTVPCLRQLLDVFEQRQGSVLALEEVPMAQISSYGCVAAERLSERVVAVTDMVEKPKQEEAPSNLAIIGRYVLTPAIFPLLERQTPGRGGEIQLTDAIKRLSQSEKVYGCLFEGLRHDCGDKLGFLKATVDLALKREEFREEFAAYLRERLGRQ; from the coding sequence ATGAAGGTGCGCAAGGCGATTTTTCCGGTGGCTGGCCTGGGAACCCGCTTTCTGCCGGCCACCAAGTCCTCCCCCAAGGAGATGCTGCCGCTGATCGACAAGCCGCTGGTGCAGTACGTGGTGGAGGAGGCGGTGGCGGCCGGCATTACCCAGATCATTTTCGTCACCGGCCGGACCAAGCGGACCATCGAGGACCATTTCGACCTGTCGCCGGAGCTGGAAAACCACCTGGAGGAGAAGGGGAAAGACGAGACCCTGCAGGAAGTCCGGGAGATCGCCGACCTGGTGGATATCTACTACGTCCGCCAGAAAAAGGCGTTGGGGCTGGGGCATGCCATTCTCTGTGCCCGGGATTTCATCGGCAACGAACCGTTCGCGGTGCTGCTGGGGGACGACATCATCGACAGTACCGTTCCCTGTCTGCGGCAGCTGCTGGATGTGTTCGAGCAGCGTCAGGGCAGCGTGCTGGCTCTGGAAGAAGTGCCGATGGCGCAGATATCGTCCTACGGCTGCGTGGCAGCCGAGCGGCTGTCCGAGCGGGTGGTGGCAGTGACCGACATGGTGGAAAAGCCGAAGCAGGAGGAGGCTCCCTCCAACCTGGCCATCATCGGTCGCTACGTGCTGACCCCGGCCATTTTCCCCCTGCTGGAGCGTCAGACACCGGGGCGGGGGGGAGAGATTCAGCTGACCGACGCCATCAAACGGCTGTCCCAGTCTGAAAAGGTCTACGGCTGTCTGTTCGAGGGGCTGCGCCATGATTGCGGCGACAAGCTGGGCTTCCTGAAGGCCACCGTCGACCTGGCCCTGAAGCGGGAGGAGTTCCGGGAGGAGTTTGCCGCGTACCTGCGGGAGCGACTCGGCCGCCAGTAA